A genomic region of Coriobacteriaceae bacterium contains the following coding sequences:
- the serA gene encoding phosphoglycerate dehydrogenase, with product MKVLIPEKFNKAGIAVLEDAGYEVTFKPDTTPEELVEMIPEYDALIVRSATTVTREVIEAGDKLKIIGRAGVGVDNIDREAATERGIIVCNAPLSNVVSAAEQTMALMLATARNTAAASASMKEGKWDRSKFTGKELQDKTLGIFGTGHVGLLVAERAAAFGMKLIGYDPYCPPERAAHYGITLLDDIDEVCKQSDFITLHMPKTPETTGMIGAKQLAEMPEGAIVLNVARGGLVDLDALADALENGHLAGAGIDVWENEPVSDSPIHKFENAVITPHLGASTKEAQIRAATQIAEYVIAGLEGKTVATAVNAARIPADVMAQLKYFIPVAQRGGEILSQVVGGGIEKLKVTACGKIADTDPTILGMAALAGGVTFNSEVTVNIINASYIAEQRGIVVETATDPLSESYPSYIEIEASCGDDVYSISVTRDMTSDMPRIINFMGLPVDFVPMKDFVVLEYEDQPGQIGKIGTVFGDAGINVESMQIAKDSEHPLVEVLINLNQAVPANVRRDLEAALDIERVWYIDL from the coding sequence ATGAAGGTATTGATTCCGGAGAAGTTCAACAAAGCCGGCATTGCCGTGCTCGAGGATGCCGGCTACGAAGTCACGTTCAAGCCCGACACCACGCCCGAAGAGCTCGTCGAGATGATTCCCGAGTACGACGCGCTTATCGTGCGCTCTGCCACGACGGTCACCCGCGAGGTCATCGAGGCCGGTGACAAGCTCAAGATCATCGGCCGCGCAGGCGTCGGCGTCGACAACATCGACCGCGAGGCTGCCACCGAGCGCGGCATCATCGTGTGCAACGCGCCGCTTTCCAACGTCGTGTCCGCTGCCGAGCAGACCATGGCACTCATGCTCGCCACCGCGCGCAACACAGCGGCTGCGAGCGCGTCCATGAAGGAAGGCAAGTGGGACCGCTCCAAGTTCACGGGCAAGGAGCTCCAGGATAAGACGCTCGGCATCTTTGGCACCGGTCACGTCGGCCTGTTGGTTGCCGAGCGCGCCGCCGCCTTTGGCATGAAGCTCATCGGCTATGACCCGTACTGCCCGCCCGAGCGCGCCGCCCACTACGGCATCACGTTGCTCGATGACATCGACGAGGTGTGCAAGCAGTCCGACTTCATCACCCTGCACATGCCCAAGACTCCCGAGACCACCGGCATGATCGGCGCCAAGCAGCTGGCCGAGATGCCCGAGGGCGCCATCGTCCTCAATGTCGCGCGCGGCGGCCTGGTCGACCTCGATGCGCTTGCCGACGCGCTCGAGAACGGTCATCTTGCCGGTGCCGGCATCGATGTGTGGGAGAACGAGCCCGTTTCCGACTCGCCCATCCACAAGTTCGAGAACGCCGTCATCACCCCGCACCTGGGCGCATCCACCAAAGAGGCCCAGATTCGCGCGGCAACGCAGATCGCCGAGTACGTCATCGCCGGTCTCGAGGGCAAGACGGTTGCCACGGCGGTGAACGCCGCGCGCATCCCGGCCGATGTCATGGCGCAGCTCAAGTACTTCATCCCCGTTGCCCAGCGCGGTGGCGAGATTCTGTCGCAGGTCGTTGGCGGCGGCATCGAGAAGCTGAAGGTTACGGCATGTGGCAAGATAGCGGACACGGACCCGACGATTCTGGGAATGGCGGCGCTTGCGGGCGGCGTGACGTTCAACAGCGAAGTCACCGTCAACATCATCAACGCCAGCTACATCGCCGAGCAGCGCGGCATCGTCGTCGAGACCGCTACCGATCCGCTTTCTGAGAGCTATCCGAGCTACATCGAGATCGAAGCGTCGTGCGGTGACGATGTGTATTCCATCAGCGTCACGCGCGATATGACCTCGGACATGCCGCGCATCATCAACTTCATGGGCTTGCCCGTCGACTTCGTGCCGATGAAGGACTTCGTCGTGCTCGAGTACGAGGATCAGCCTGGCCAGATCGGCAAGATCGGCACGGTGTTTGGCGATGCGGGCATCAACGTTGAGTCCATGCAGATTGCCAAGGACTCTGAGCATCCCCTGGTCGAGGTGCTCATTAACCTCAACCAAGCGGTTCCTGCCAACGTGCGCCGCGATCTCGAGGCCGCTCTCGATATCGAGCGCGTCTGGTACATCGATCTGTAA
- a CDS encoding AMP-binding protein codes for MDYILSKYCPRIEFDSYEDFYDNFKIDVPENFNFAYDVVDEWARVEPEKKALVWINDAGEEREFTFTDISLLSNRAANAFKKLGIHKGDVVMMMLRRRWEYWVCAMALCKIGATIIPATIQLTSKDIAYRANSADVKMVICVDDDYVVEQVEGALPNSPSIKEKVLVAGKRDGWLSFDELVENASDQWERPTGEDATQIDDIMLIYFTSGTTGNAKAVEHSFKHPLGHILTAKYWQQVRENRLHMSVTDSGWAKFGWGKIYGQWIAGAAIFAYDMDKFVPAKLLQVMQDYDLATFCAPPTMYRFMLQEDVAAYDLSSIENFATAGEPLNGEVTIQWERLTGKKIREGFGQTEGPVLLATYPWIEPRPGSMGKPSPLLNIKLLDDDGYEVADGSEGAICVTGLKEAYPPGLFVGYYNDPERTAEAVGGEYYNLHDMAWRDTDGYCFFVGRNDDVIKCSGYRIGPFEVESALVAHPAVVECAVTAAPDPVRGKVVKASIILAKGYEPSDELTKELQDHVKHTTAPYKYPRIVEYVDDLPKTIGGKIKRKMIRNADGVTD; via the coding sequence GTGGATTACATACTCAGCAAATATTGTCCCCGCATCGAATTCGACTCGTACGAGGACTTCTACGACAACTTCAAGATCGACGTGCCCGAGAACTTCAACTTCGCCTATGACGTCGTCGACGAGTGGGCACGCGTCGAGCCCGAGAAAAAGGCCCTCGTGTGGATTAACGATGCCGGCGAGGAGCGCGAGTTCACCTTCACCGACATCTCGCTGCTCTCAAACCGCGCTGCCAATGCCTTCAAGAAGCTCGGCATCCACAAGGGTGACGTCGTGATGATGATGCTGCGCCGCCGTTGGGAATACTGGGTGTGCGCCATGGCGCTGTGCAAGATCGGCGCGACCATCATCCCCGCAACCATCCAGCTCACCTCGAAGGACATCGCATACCGCGCGAACTCGGCAGACGTGAAAATGGTGATCTGCGTCGATGACGACTACGTGGTCGAGCAGGTGGAGGGTGCCCTTCCCAATTCGCCCAGCATCAAGGAGAAGGTGCTCGTCGCGGGCAAGCGCGACGGCTGGCTGTCTTTCGACGAGCTCGTCGAGAACGCGAGCGACCAGTGGGAGCGCCCCACGGGCGAAGATGCCACGCAAATCGACGATATCATGCTCATCTACTTCACGAGCGGCACCACGGGTAACGCCAAAGCCGTGGAGCACAGCTTCAAGCATCCGCTCGGGCACATCCTCACCGCCAAATACTGGCAGCAAGTACGCGAGAACCGCCTGCACATGTCCGTGACTGACAGCGGCTGGGCCAAGTTCGGCTGGGGCAAGATCTACGGCCAGTGGATTGCCGGTGCCGCGATCTTCGCCTACGACATGGACAAGTTCGTGCCCGCCAAGCTGCTGCAGGTCATGCAGGACTACGATCTCGCGACCTTCTGCGCGCCGCCCACCATGTACCGCTTCATGCTCCAGGAGGACGTCGCGGCCTATGACCTTTCGTCCATCGAGAACTTCGCGACCGCAGGCGAGCCGCTCAACGGCGAGGTGACCATCCAGTGGGAGAGGCTCACGGGCAAGAAGATCCGCGAGGGCTTTGGCCAGACCGAAGGCCCCGTGCTGCTGGCGACCTATCCGTGGATCGAACCGCGCCCCGGCTCCATGGGCAAACCCAGCCCGCTGCTCAACATCAAGCTACTCGATGATGACGGCTACGAAGTCGCCGACGGTAGCGAGGGCGCTATCTGCGTCACGGGCCTCAAGGAAGCCTATCCGCCGGGCCTGTTCGTCGGCTACTACAACGACCCCGAGCGTACGGCCGAAGCCGTGGGTGGCGAGTATTACAACCTCCACGACATGGCGTGGCGCGACACGGATGGCTATTGCTTCTTCGTTGGCCGCAACGACGACGTCATCAAGTGCTCGGGCTATCGCATCGGGCCCTTCGAGGTGGAGAGCGCGCTCGTGGCGCATCCGGCTGTCGTCGAGTGCGCGGTGACCGCCGCTCCCGACCCCGTGCGTGGCAAGGTCGTGAAGGCCTCCATCATCTTGGCCAAGGGCTACGAGCCGAGCGACGAGCTCACGAAGGAGCTGCAGGATCACGTCAAGCACACGACGGCGCCCTACAAGTATCCGCGTATCGTGGAGTACGTCGATGACCTGCCCAAGACCATCGGCGGCAAGATTAAGCGCAAGATGATCCGCAACGCCGACGGGGTTACAGACTAA
- a CDS encoding cupin domain-containing protein: MSTDFIAIGERIRGIREACDVTAEDMAADLDVDLETYIQWEETGADVPISAIYHMANRFGIEFTEILTGKSGHLDTFHLIKAGEGREVDRLPGYHFEDLAWRFTQKDFQPLLVTLDPHDEPAELVDHRGQEFNYILEGSIVFTFDDREIVLDAGDSIFFNPEHRHGQRCNGDVPAKFLTIISE, from the coding sequence ATGTCAACTGATTTCATCGCTATTGGCGAGCGCATTCGAGGCATCCGCGAGGCCTGTGACGTAACGGCCGAGGACATGGCCGCCGATCTTGACGTCGACCTGGAAACCTACATCCAATGGGAGGAGACGGGTGCCGACGTACCCATCTCGGCCATCTATCACATGGCAAATCGCTTTGGCATCGAGTTCACGGAGATCCTGACGGGCAAGTCCGGGCACCTCGACACCTTCCACCTCATCAAAGCCGGTGAGGGCCGTGAGGTCGATCGCCTTCCGGGCTATCACTTCGAAGACCTGGCCTGGCGTTTTACGCAGAAGGACTTCCAGCCCCTGCTCGTCACACTTGACCCCCATGACGAGCCTGCGGAGCTCGTCGACCATCGGGGCCAGGAGTTCAACTACATCCTCGAGGGTTCCATCGTCTTTACCTTCGACGACCGTGAGATAGTCCTCGACGCAGGCGACTCCATCTTCTTCAACCCGGAGCACAGGCACGGACAGCGTTGCAACGGCGACGTACCCGCCAAGTTCCTCACCATCATTAGCGAATAA
- a CDS encoding PIN domain-containing protein: protein MKVLVDTNVWLDLILHRAPFEEDSKGCLMACVEESVGLCVAATSLKDVFYITSKCLDTDRAYEAVRLVLEISNAASVDDLVCRNALELEKPDYEDGIIAAAAVADKVDAIVSRDVDAFSTLPASRFTPTELLEHLGYERWSI from the coding sequence GTCCTCGTAGACACCAATGTCTGGCTCGATCTCATCCTCCACAGAGCCCCGTTCGAAGAAGACTCCAAAGGTTGCTTGATGGCATGCGTGGAGGAATCCGTCGGTTTATGCGTTGCGGCAACCTCGCTCAAGGACGTTTTCTATATCACGTCCAAATGTCTCGATACTGACAGGGCGTACGAGGCTGTTCGCCTGGTTCTCGAAATCTCAAACGCGGCGAGTGTCGATGACCTTGTGTGCAGAAACGCCCTCGAGCTGGAAAAGCCAGACTACGAGGACGGCATCATCGCTGCCGCGGCTGTCGCAGACAAGGTCGACGCCATCGTCAGCAGGGATGTCGATGCGTTCTCGACATTGCCCGCATCACGCTTCACCCCGACTGAGCTCCTCGAGCATCTTGGTTACGAGAGGTGGAGCATCTAA
- a CDS encoding TatD family nuclease-associated radical SAM protein, which yields MTKAMNILYEIGDTLYVNLTNRCPCSCTFCIRNESDTVNGHDVLWLEREPTAGEVIEQLRQLDLSRYSELVFCGYGEPMETFDVLGEVARWVKENMALPVRINTNGQGSLINGRDITPELEGIVDTVSVSLNSPDADEYLALTRSKFGSDAHPAMLEFAQRAASYVPTVVLTTVGGTITHEQERACQELCDELGVSYRIRPRV from the coding sequence ATGACCAAGGCGATGAACATACTGTACGAGATCGGCGACACGCTCTACGTCAACCTCACCAATCGCTGCCCGTGCAGCTGCACCTTTTGTATTCGCAACGAATCCGACACCGTCAACGGCCACGACGTTCTCTGGCTCGAACGTGAGCCCACGGCCGGGGAGGTCATCGAGCAACTTCGTCAACTCGACCTCTCACGCTACTCCGAGCTCGTCTTCTGCGGGTATGGAGAGCCCATGGAAACATTTGACGTGCTCGGGGAGGTCGCCCGCTGGGTGAAGGAGAACATGGCGTTGCCGGTGCGCATCAACACCAACGGCCAAGGTTCGCTTATCAATGGACGCGACATCACGCCCGAGCTCGAGGGAATTGTCGATACCGTTTCGGTCAGCCTCAACAGCCCCGATGCGGACGAGTATCTCGCGCTCACGCGCAGCAAGTTTGGGAGCGACGCGCACCCCGCGATGCTCGAGTTCGCGCAGCGCGCGGCAAGCTATGTTCCGACGGTGGTGCTCACCACGGTGGGAGGTACCATAACGCATGAGCAGGAGCGTGCGTGCCAGGAGCTATGCGACGAGCTTGGCGTGAGCTATCGCATTCGCCCACGGGTTTAG